In one Euleptes europaea isolate rEulEur1 chromosome 12, rEulEur1.hap1, whole genome shotgun sequence genomic region, the following are encoded:
- the LOC130485471 gene encoding beta-1,3-galactosyltransferase 5-like: MTSKRLRKNLVFTLFLFSAGFYLFYKLTSIGICIFSPTGNGNILFKRASGHFLHLPHIDCNRNPPFLVILVTSSPDSQSDTRMAIRDTWGKEKLIANKRIMTFFLLGITLKHDNQIVVAAESQKYKDIIQKDFIDTYYNLTLKTMMGIEWVYRFCPQSSFVMKTDSDMFINPYYLTELLLKKNRTTRFFTGFLKLNEHPIRQFFSKWSVSNCEFPGNNYPPFCSGTGYVFSTDVANQVYNVSENIPFIKLEDVFIGLCLAELSIIPEELHSEQTFFPEGVTFSACHFKKIVTSHFVKPHDLLVRWNALETSMDKVCSGD; this comes from the coding sequence ATGACTTCCAAGAGACTAAGAAAGAATCTTGTCTTCACCTTGTTTTTGTTCTCTGCTGGATTCTATTTATTTTACAAGCTGACTTCTATCGGAATTTGTATATTCTCTCCAACAGGCaatggaaatattttatttaaaagggcTAGTGGACATTTTTTGCACCTGCCACATATAGATTGCAATAGGAACCCTCCATTCCTGGTAATTCTTGTAACATCATCACCTGATAGCCAATCAGACACTCGGATGGCTATCCGCGACACATGGGGCAAAGAAAAATTAATTGCCAACAAACGCATTATGACATTTTTTCTTCTGGGAATTACTTTGAAACATGACAATCAGattgttgttgctgctgaaaGCCAAAAATATAAAGACATCATCCAAAAGGATTTTATAGATACCTATTATAATTTAACATTAAAGACTATGATGGGCATTGAGTGGGTCTACAGGTTCTGTCCACAATCTAGCTTTGTCATGAAAACTGACTCTGACATGTTTATCAATCCCTACTATCTGACTGAActccttttaaagaaaaacaggACCACCAGATTTTTcactggctttttaaaactgaatgaGCATCCAATACGACAATTTTTTAGCAAGTGGTCTGTGAGTAACTGTGAATTTCCAGGAAATAATTATCCTCCTTTTTGTTCAGGGACTGGTTATGTTTTCTCCACTGATGTTGCTAATCAGGTGTATAATGTTTCTGAAAATATCCCTTTCATTAAACTGGAAGATGTTTTCATAGGTCTGTGCCTTGCTGAACTCAGTATTATACCAGAGGAACTCCATTCAGAGCAAACATTCTTTCCAGAAGGAGTGACGTTTTCTGCATGTCATTTTAAGAAAATTGTGACAAGCCATTTTGTCAAACCTCATGACTTGCTAGTCCGCTGGAATGCACTGGAGACATCCATGGATAAAGTGTGTTCAGGTGATTGA